A single region of the Candidatus Deferrimicrobiaceae bacterium genome encodes:
- a CDS encoding acylphosphatase, translated as MDEQRVEAHVVVTGRVQGVCFRDFTQRAALGEAVCGWVRNLPDRNVEALLQGNPVAVARVIQQMRVGPPAARVTDIRVDMRPAEVPHDKFEIRY; from the coding sequence ATGGATGAGCAACGGGTCGAAGCGCACGTCGTCGTGACCGGCCGGGTGCAGGGAGTCTGCTTCCGCGACTTCACCCAAAGGGCCGCCCTCGGGGAAGCGGTCTGCGGATGGGTCCGCAACCTGCCCGACCGCAACGTCGAGGCGCTGCTCCAGGGCAACCCGGTCGCGGTCGCCCGGGTGATCCAGCAGATGCGGGTCGGGCCGCCGGCCGCCCGCGTAACCGACATCCGCGTCGACATGCGCCCTGCCGAGGTGCCCCATGATAAATTCGAGATCCGATACTGA
- the ligA gene encoding NAD-dependent DNA ligase LigA: MTHPSPADRIIELRRLIRYHNDRYYVDDAPEIDDAEYDALFRELRDLESAHPESFDPDSPTRKVGGTPSAGFRKVPHAVPMTSLENAFSADDLRDFLSGIRNFILELRDPGAPIALVAEPKIDGLSCSLRYEAGRLVAGTTRGNGAEGEDVTANVRAIADIPHRLKGDGWPAVLDVRGEVYMSDADFLALNERQEAEGAKTFANPRNAAAGSLRQLDPAVTSRRSLHFFAYAWGESSEPFAQTQWEARAKLAGWGFVLNEPAEQLTVSGSDDSGLLRYYDNLRDRRASLGFSIDGIVMKIDRLDWQVRLGFVSRAPRWAIAWKFPPEQAATVISRIVVQIGRTGKATPVAHLVPVNVGGVLVSRATLHNEDEIRRKDIREGDTVVIQRAGDVIPQVAGVVLERRPAGSVPFRFPSECPECGSRLVREPGEAGTYCTGGLVCAAQARERLRHFVSRGALDIEGMGDKNIELFYDKGLVRTPADIFTLELRDGREAPPLATWTGWGEISAHKLFEAIRRASVVPLDRFILALGIRQVGEATARLLARRYLSLVRWRAAMEAAADPASEAHHELLSIEGIGESVADDLVAFFREPHNLALLDRLTLPSGGEPPLLSVGDFQPPAAAGAVAGKTVVFTGTLETMSRSEAKARAEAMGANVAGSVSGKTDYVVVGADAGSKEKKARELGLTVLSEAGWLALIDRGRGRDNDG; this comes from the coding sequence TTGACGCACCCTTCACCCGCAGATCGGATCATCGAACTCCGCCGCCTGATCCGGTACCACAACGACCGCTACTACGTCGACGACGCCCCCGAAATCGACGACGCCGAATACGACGCGCTGTTCCGCGAGTTGCGCGACCTCGAATCCGCGCATCCCGAGTCCTTCGATCCCGATTCGCCGACCCGGAAGGTGGGCGGAACCCCGTCCGCCGGTTTCCGGAAAGTCCCCCACGCGGTCCCGATGACCTCGCTCGAGAACGCCTTCAGCGCCGACGACCTGCGCGATTTCCTGTCCGGCATCCGAAATTTCATCCTCGAACTCCGGGACCCCGGCGCCCCCATCGCGCTCGTGGCCGAGCCGAAGATCGACGGCCTTTCCTGTTCGCTCCGCTACGAGGCGGGGCGCCTGGTCGCCGGCACGACGCGCGGCAACGGCGCCGAGGGCGAGGACGTCACCGCCAACGTCCGGGCCATCGCCGACATCCCGCACCGGCTCAAGGGCGACGGTTGGCCCGCCGTGCTCGACGTCCGCGGCGAGGTCTACATGTCCGACGCCGACTTCCTGGCGCTCAACGAACGGCAAGAAGCGGAAGGCGCCAAGACGTTCGCGAACCCCCGCAATGCCGCCGCGGGGAGCCTCCGTCAGCTCGATCCCGCCGTCACCTCCCGGCGGTCCCTCCACTTCTTCGCGTATGCGTGGGGCGAATCCTCCGAGCCCTTCGCGCAGACCCAGTGGGAGGCACGCGCGAAGCTGGCCGGCTGGGGCTTCGTCCTCAACGAACCGGCCGAGCAGCTCACCGTGTCCGGCAGCGACGATTCCGGGCTGCTCCGCTATTATGACAACCTGCGGGACCGGCGCGCCTCGCTCGGATTTTCCATCGACGGGATCGTCATGAAGATCGACCGGCTCGACTGGCAGGTCCGCCTGGGCTTCGTCAGCCGCGCCCCCCGCTGGGCCATCGCCTGGAAGTTTCCCCCCGAGCAGGCGGCCACGGTCATCTCCCGGATCGTCGTCCAGATCGGCCGTACGGGCAAGGCCACCCCCGTCGCGCATCTCGTCCCGGTCAATGTCGGGGGCGTCCTCGTCTCGCGCGCCACCCTGCACAACGAGGACGAGATCCGCCGCAAGGATATCCGCGAGGGCGACACGGTCGTCATCCAGCGGGCCGGAGACGTCATCCCGCAGGTCGCCGGGGTGGTCCTCGAACGAAGGCCCGCCGGCAGCGTCCCGTTTCGCTTCCCGTCCGAATGTCCCGAATGCGGCAGCCGCCTGGTCCGCGAGCCGGGCGAGGCCGGGACCTACTGCACCGGCGGCCTCGTATGCGCCGCACAGGCGCGCGAACGTCTTCGGCATTTCGTGTCGCGAGGCGCGCTCGACATCGAGGGGATGGGCGACAAGAATATCGAGCTCTTCTACGACAAGGGCCTGGTCCGCACGCCGGCCGACATCTTTACATTGGAATTGCGCGACGGCCGGGAAGCGCCGCCGCTCGCCACCTGGACGGGGTGGGGGGAAATTTCCGCGCACAAGCTGTTCGAGGCGATCCGGCGCGCGAGCGTCGTCCCGCTTGACCGCTTTATCCTCGCGCTGGGGATCCGGCAGGTGGGGGAAGCGACGGCCCGGCTGCTCGCGCGGCGCTACCTGTCGCTCGTCCGCTGGCGCGCCGCCATGGAGGCGGCGGCCGACCCGGCCTCCGAAGCGCACCACGAACTGCTGTCGATCGAGGGCATCGGCGAAAGCGTGGCCGACGACCTCGTCGCCTTCTTCCGCGAGCCGCACAATCTGGCGTTGCTCGATCGCCTGACGCTTCCCTCCGGAGGGGAGCCCCCGCTTCTTTCCGTGGGCGACTTCCAGCCGCCGGCCGCTGCCGGGGCCGTCGCCGGGAAAACGGTGGTCTTCACGGGCACGCTCGAGACCATGAGCCGCTCCGAAGCCAAGGCACGCGCCGAGGCGATGGGGGCGAACGTCGCCGGCAGCGTCTCGGGCAAGACCGATTACGTGGTCGTCGGCGCCGACGCCGGCTCGAAGGAAAAAAAGGCGCGCGAACTCGGCCTGACGGTTCTTTCCGAAGCCGGGTGGCTGGCGCTGATCGACCGCGGTCGAGGGAGGGATAACGATGGATGA
- a CDS encoding phosphoglycerate kinase, protein MNVRTVNQLKLADKRVLIRVDFNVPMDKYGQVTDDTRIQAALPTIRLASEAGAKVILVSHLGRPKGKRVPEMSLEPAAKRLSIVMGKEIGFVPDCIGPAVEAAVAALKPGDVILLENIRFYPEEEKNDDAFGAKLAALCDVYVNDAFATAHRSHASNVAITRHVAEKAAGLLMKNEIDYFEKAFVAPARPLVAIFGGAKISGKIDAIRNVLGKVDKIIIGGAMANTFIAAHGYPTGSSFYEANMVEMAKEVIAVTSARKLKLYLPVDFLVADRFDSTAETKVVPLKEIPENWSAVDIGPASQMLFKEILWDAKTIVWNGPMGAFEIPPFASGTFSIIHALATSPAVTIVGGGDSGKALQSTGLSGKMSYVSTGGGAFLELLEGKPLPGLVALESGQPI, encoded by the coding sequence ATGAACGTGCGCACGGTCAACCAGCTCAAGCTCGCGGACAAGCGGGTACTCATCCGCGTCGATTTCAACGTCCCGATGGACAAGTACGGGCAGGTCACCGACGATACGCGCATCCAGGCGGCGCTGCCCACGATCCGGCTTGCGTCCGAGGCAGGGGCAAAGGTCATCCTCGTGTCGCACCTGGGGCGACCCAAGGGCAAGCGCGTCCCCGAGATGAGCCTCGAGCCCGCGGCGAAACGGCTTTCGATCGTCATGGGGAAGGAGATCGGGTTCGTGCCTGATTGCATCGGGCCGGCGGTCGAGGCCGCAGTCGCCGCCCTGAAGCCGGGCGACGTCATCCTGCTCGAGAACATCCGCTTCTACCCCGAGGAAGAGAAGAACGACGATGCCTTCGGGGCCAAGCTCGCCGCGCTGTGCGACGTCTACGTCAACGACGCCTTCGCTACTGCGCACCGCAGCCACGCCTCGAACGTCGCGATCACCCGGCACGTTGCCGAGAAGGCGGCCGGGTTGCTGATGAAGAATGAAATCGACTATTTCGAAAAGGCGTTCGTCGCGCCCGCGCGGCCGCTGGTCGCCATCTTCGGCGGGGCGAAGATATCGGGCAAGATCGACGCGATCCGGAACGTGCTGGGCAAGGTCGACAAGATCATCATTGGCGGCGCCATGGCCAACACGTTCATCGCCGCGCACGGCTATCCCACCGGTTCGTCGTTCTACGAAGCCAACATGGTCGAGATGGCCAAGGAGGTCATCGCGGTCACCTCGGCGCGCAAGCTGAAGCTTTATCTCCCGGTCGACTTCCTCGTCGCCGACCGGTTCGACTCGACGGCCGAGACCAAGGTCGTCCCGCTCAAGGAAATTCCCGAAAACTGGTCCGCGGTCGATATCGGTCCCGCCTCCCAGATGCTGTTCAAGGAAATCCTGTGGGACGCGAAGACCATCGTCTGGAACGGGCCGATGGGCGCCTTCGAGATTCCGCCCTTCGCCAGCGGCACCTTCTCGATCATCCACGCCCTGGCCACCAGCCCTGCCGTCACCATCGTCGGCGGGGGAGATTCGGGCAAGGCGCTCCAGAGCACCGGCCTTTCAGGGAAGATGTCCTACGTCTCGACCGGCGGCGGGGCGTTCCTCGAGCTGCTCGAAGGGAAACCGCTGCCGGGCCTCGTGGCGCTCGAATCCGGCCAGCCGATCTAG
- a CDS encoding JDVT-CTERM system glutamic-type intramembrane protease has translation MDTSPAKASGLPVTALCELAGIALLLRLAVGLALPWLPPAILAILLFAYVPMLHYRGIGLPAWATTIGTPGRTASTLLGTALLGCVVYFLWLRLPLPAPLKPGPAPAIPRPLAFALFQAAIALSEEIFFRGYLHDAFTRHGRKPLLWTSFLFAAAHIAITPSAWRAMTFFPALLFGWSRDRTGNVYAPALLHLAFNLLPAFFGG, from the coding sequence GTGGACACCTCTCCTGCCAAGGCGTCGGGTCTTCCGGTCACGGCACTATGCGAACTGGCGGGCATCGCATTGCTGCTGCGGCTCGCGGTGGGCCTCGCGCTTCCGTGGCTCCCCCCGGCCATCCTCGCGATCCTGCTCTTCGCCTATGTCCCGATGCTTCATTATCGCGGGATCGGGCTCCCGGCCTGGGCCACGACGATCGGCACCCCCGGGCGGACGGCGTCCACGCTCCTCGGAACCGCGCTTCTGGGTTGCGTCGTCTATTTCCTCTGGCTCCGCCTGCCGCTGCCCGCCCCCCTGAAACCGGGCCCAGCCCCGGCGATCCCCCGCCCGCTGGCCTTTGCGCTCTTCCAGGCGGCGATCGCGCTGAGCGAGGAGATCTTCTTCCGCGGCTACCTCCATGACGCCTTCACCCGGCACGGCCGGAAGCCGCTGCTCTGGACTTCATTTCTCTTTGCGGCCGCCCACATCGCGATCACCCCGTCGGCCTGGCGCGCGATGACCTTCTTCCCCGCCCTCCTGTTCGGCTGGTCGCGGGATCGGACGGGCAATGTCTACGCGCCGGCGCTGCTGCACCTGGCATTCAACCTGCTGCCGGCATTTTTCGGAGGATGA
- a CDS encoding HAD-IA family hydrolase, with amino-acid sequence MEKRLLVFDLDGTLVDSREDLAVSVNYTMAQHGLPALPYEKILSYVGDGVTMLLRRAIGPGHEEMFPAIRRTFLAHYREHLLDHTLPYPGVLESLLAHGDRYRTAVLTNKPIGMTHAILDGLFPPGTFREIRGGDSFATKKPDPEGLIDIMASEHVSTAETLMVGDSSNDVRAGAAAGVATCGVTYGLGCHGFAEYPPDFTVDHFPDLFGRIRPAG; translated from the coding sequence ATGGAAAAGAGATTGCTGGTGTTTGACCTCGACGGGACGCTGGTCGATTCGCGGGAAGACCTGGCGGTGTCCGTCAATTACACGATGGCGCAGCACGGGCTCCCCGCGCTCCCGTACGAAAAGATCCTTTCGTATGTCGGCGACGGCGTGACGATGCTGCTCCGGCGGGCGATCGGGCCGGGGCACGAGGAGATGTTCCCGGCGATCCGGAGGACGTTCCTGGCTCATTACCGGGAGCACCTGCTTGACCACACCCTCCCCTACCCGGGGGTCCTCGAATCGCTCCTGGCGCACGGCGACCGGTACCGGACGGCGGTGCTCACGAACAAGCCGATCGGAATGACGCACGCCATCCTCGACGGCCTCTTTCCGCCCGGAACCTTCCGCGAGATCCGGGGAGGCGACAGCTTCGCGACCAAGAAGCCCGACCCGGAAGGGCTGATCGACATCATGGCCTCCGAGCACGTTTCCACGGCCGAGACGTTGATGGTGGGCGACTCGTCGAACGACGTCCGCGCGGGCGCCGCCGCCGGGGTGGCGACCTGCGGCGTCACCTACGGCCTCGGCTGCCACGGCTTCGCGGAATACCCGCCCGACTTCACGGTCGACCATTTCCCCGACCTGTTCGGGCGGATCCGGCCGGCCGGGTAA
- the bioB gene encoding biotin synthase BioB produces the protein MEAFWARIEQAALSEGGIGAEDALAVLRLPREALWRLLDVTERVRNRFIGDAIRLCSIVNAKSGHCSEDCSFCAQSRRSKADIKRYPLIDADSMVEAARGAKERGAREFSIVASGLSMRNREELERVGDAVARISGELGLETCASLGTLPADAVAYLVSRGLRSVHHNLETSRSFFPNVCTTHAYDQDVAAVRTAKEAGAWVCSGGIFGLGESDDDRVELALMLRELDVDSIPVNFLNPVEGTPSEGKRELTPFACIKIIAMLRLVHPTREIILCGGREVNLRDLQCLIFPAGATGTMVGNYLTTAGRPEAEDRRMIEDLALSIRE, from the coding sequence ATGGAAGCATTCTGGGCGCGGATCGAGCAGGCGGCGTTGTCCGAGGGGGGAATCGGGGCGGAGGACGCGCTTGCGGTGCTGCGCCTGCCGCGCGAGGCGCTCTGGCGGCTGCTCGACGTGACCGAGCGGGTGCGCAACCGGTTCATCGGCGACGCGATCCGGCTCTGCTCGATCGTCAACGCGAAATCGGGCCACTGTTCCGAGGACTGCTCCTTCTGCGCGCAGTCGCGGAGGTCGAAGGCCGACATCAAGCGCTACCCGCTGATCGACGCCGATTCGATGGTCGAGGCGGCGCGGGGCGCAAAAGAGCGCGGCGCGCGCGAATTCTCGATCGTGGCCTCCGGGCTGTCGATGCGGAACCGGGAGGAGCTCGAGCGGGTGGGCGACGCCGTCGCGCGGATCTCGGGCGAGCTCGGGCTCGAAACGTGCGCCAGTCTGGGGACGCTTCCGGCCGATGCGGTGGCCTACCTCGTCTCCCGCGGCCTCCGTTCGGTCCACCACAATCTCGAGACCTCCCGTTCGTTTTTCCCGAACGTCTGCACCACGCATGCCTACGACCAGGACGTCGCGGCGGTCCGCACCGCGAAGGAGGCCGGGGCCTGGGTCTGCAGCGGCGGGATCTTCGGACTCGGGGAAAGCGACGACGACCGGGTCGAGCTGGCGCTGATGCTGCGCGAACTCGACGTCGACTCGATCCCGGTCAATTTCCTCAACCCGGTTGAGGGGACGCCTTCGGAGGGGAAGCGGGAACTGACCCCGTTTGCCTGCATCAAGATCATCGCGATGCTGCGGCTGGTGCATCCCACGCGGGAGATCATCCTTTGCGGCGGGCGCGAGGTCAACCTGCGGGACCTGCAGTGCCTGATATTCCCCGCCGGCGCGACCGGGACGATGGTGGGGAACTACCTCACGACGGCGGGGCGTCCGGAAGCGGAGGACCGGCGGATGATCGAGGACCTGGCGCTGTCGATACGGGAATAA
- a CDS encoding PEP-CTERM sorting domain-containing protein, which translates to MKGTRRTTLTVLSALLLCLLSAGAAQANAIVYTGPVIAESAGGTRLPDWTLNYSQWLGSEFTINGPTTITGVQGFFDCSNAGKLLAVLHANVGMIPGDTLFSQEFSVKAGSGTVTSRNGYNYDWFGADGFAWDVGPGSYWLTFEAPDSSYYDGHMLGEAQNPLEKDAHYDWTAKTWIPGPDYEELRLGIRIEGESGTKPSAVPEPGTMMLLGSGFVALAGLGRSRFAVKN; encoded by the coding sequence ATGAAGGGCACCCGCCGCACGACCCTCACCGTTCTCTCCGCACTCCTCCTCTGCCTGCTTTCCGCGGGCGCCGCTCAGGCGAATGCCATCGTCTATACAGGCCCCGTGATTGCCGAAAGTGCCGGAGGGACTCGCCTTCCCGACTGGACGCTCAACTACAGCCAGTGGCTCGGCAGCGAATTCACCATCAATGGCCCCACAACCATCACCGGCGTGCAGGGATTCTTCGACTGCAGCAACGCGGGCAAGCTGCTTGCCGTCCTCCATGCCAACGTCGGCATGATCCCCGGCGACACGCTGTTCTCCCAAGAGTTTTCCGTAAAGGCCGGTTCCGGAACCGTGACCTCGCGCAACGGATATAACTACGACTGGTTCGGCGCTGATGGGTTCGCTTGGGACGTGGGGCCCGGAAGTTACTGGCTCACGTTCGAGGCGCCTGACTCCAGCTACTATGATGGTCACATGCTGGGCGAGGCCCAGAACCCGCTCGAAAAAGACGCCCATTACGACTGGACGGCCAAGACATGGATTCCCGGGCCCGATTACGAGGAGCTTCGCCTGGGAATCCGGATCGAGGGAGAGTCCGGCACCAAGCCTTCGGCGGTTCCCGAGCCGGGGACGATGATGCTGCTCGGCAGCGGCTTCGTCGCCCTGGCGGGACTCGGAAGGTCGCGCTTCGCAGTGAAGAACTAG
- the tatC gene encoding twin-arginine translocase subunit TatC: MALDSDRVRAVLNGLDEARRGLAIYLVLVLVLTLGCFFASEPILARMLPLLGKKLVAYDPAEPFLTLLSLSFYSALYLSLPVGVWFVWRGVSARLFPQWRWMGGLVVLIATSLFAAGAILCWRVLLPAGIGFLVSFEADGTRAFISARTFVSFVGTMLLALGLAFEMPLVAYFLARAGWLTPAFFKKRWRHAVLVCTVAAAVITPTPDVYNMTLMALPLLGLYFVSFGVVSLVSRGKGNGGGANAVK, from the coding sequence ATGGCGCTGGACTCCGACCGGGTCCGGGCCGTGCTCAACGGGCTCGACGAGGCCCGCCGAGGGCTCGCGATCTACCTCGTCCTCGTCCTGGTCCTGACGCTCGGATGCTTCTTCGCCTCCGAACCGATCCTCGCGCGGATGCTCCCGCTGCTGGGGAAGAAGCTGGTCGCCTACGACCCGGCCGAGCCGTTCCTCACGCTGCTTTCCCTCTCGTTCTATTCCGCCTTGTACCTGTCGCTGCCCGTCGGCGTGTGGTTCGTCTGGCGCGGCGTCTCGGCGCGCCTCTTCCCGCAGTGGCGCTGGATGGGCGGGCTGGTCGTCCTGATCGCGACGTCGCTCTTCGCGGCCGGCGCGATCCTGTGCTGGCGGGTGCTGCTGCCGGCGGGGATCGGGTTCCTCGTCAGCTTCGAGGCCGACGGCACGCGGGCGTTCATCTCAGCCCGGACCTTCGTCTCTTTCGTCGGGACGATGCTTTTGGCTTTGGGGCTGGCGTTCGAGATGCCGCTGGTCGCCTATTTCCTGGCGCGCGCCGGGTGGCTCACGCCCGCCTTCTTCAAGAAGCGCTGGCGCCACGCGGTGCTGGTCTGCACCGTGGCCGCCGCCGTCATCACCCCCACGCCCGACGTCTACAACATGACGCTCATGGCGCTGCCGCTGCTGGGGCTCTACTTCGTCAGCTTCGGGGTGGTGTCGCTCGTGTCGAGGGGGAAAGGAAACGGCGGCGGAGCGAATGCGGTGAAATAA
- a CDS encoding TldD/PmbA family protein, which yields MLSRIDVAPILKALLSRGGDYGELFYEEVRALNILFEDGNVERVAAGNDSGVGVRLLVGGRTFYAYANECRAETLTGLAYDLARYAEGGGVPVSLPASMAAARNPSPVRVSPAARGIAEKVALTALMDRVARGESPKVRQVRATYGEIERTIEVAAHPGVFASDAQTHSLLTVQCIAGGDGGLTMGYETGGGTAGFEFLDEFVPETLARTAAGRALRNLTAPKLPGGRMPVVLSAEAGGTMVHEAIGHGLEADLARQGMSVYKDSLGKAVGSPLVTIVDDATVPGKRGSFGIDDEGTPGQRTLLVENGVLKGFLHDRLSAMKEGAAPTGNGRRESYRHKPIPRMTNTIILPGASSPESVLAPVDRGLFVVRMGGGQVNTVTGDFMFEVAEGYRIENGKRGEPVRGATITGNGPEALMMIDAVGSDLGFGLGTCGKDGQGVPVGDAQPTLRFGPPWITVG from the coding sequence ATGCTCTCCCGAATCGACGTGGCACCCATCCTGAAAGCGCTGCTCTCGCGGGGCGGAGACTACGGGGAACTTTTCTACGAGGAAGTCCGGGCGTTGAACATCCTGTTCGAGGACGGGAACGTCGAACGGGTCGCCGCCGGGAACGACTCCGGGGTCGGCGTCCGGCTGCTGGTCGGCGGGCGGACCTTCTACGCTTACGCCAACGAATGCAGGGCGGAAACGCTGACTGGGCTGGCATACGACCTCGCCCGCTACGCGGAAGGGGGCGGCGTCCCCGTTTCCCTGCCCGCGTCGATGGCAGCGGCGCGGAACCCCTCTCCCGTCCGGGTTTCGCCCGCGGCCCGCGGCATCGCGGAAAAGGTGGCGCTCACCGCGTTGATGGACCGGGTCGCGCGCGGCGAATCGCCGAAAGTGCGGCAGGTGCGGGCCACGTACGGCGAGATCGAGCGGACGATCGAGGTCGCGGCGCACCCGGGCGTGTTCGCCTCCGACGCCCAGACGCATTCCCTGCTCACGGTCCAGTGCATCGCGGGCGGCGACGGCGGGCTCACGATGGGCTACGAGACGGGGGGCGGCACGGCCGGCTTCGAGTTCCTCGATGAGTTCGTCCCCGAGACGCTCGCCCGAACCGCGGCGGGGCGCGCGTTGCGCAACCTGACGGCGCCGAAGCTGCCCGGGGGGCGGATGCCGGTCGTCCTCTCCGCCGAGGCGGGCGGGACGATGGTGCACGAGGCGATCGGCCACGGGCTCGAGGCCGATCTCGCGCGGCAGGGGATGTCGGTCTACAAGGATTCGCTGGGGAAGGCGGTCGGAAGCCCGCTCGTCACCATCGTCGACGACGCGACCGTCCCCGGGAAGCGCGGCTCGTTCGGCATCGACGACGAGGGGACACCGGGGCAGCGGACGCTGCTCGTCGAGAACGGCGTGCTCAAGGGCTTCCTCCACGACCGGCTCTCGGCGATGAAGGAAGGCGCGGCCCCGACCGGCAACGGGCGTCGCGAGTCGTACCGGCACAAGCCGATCCCGCGGATGACCAACACGATCATCCTGCCCGGCGCATCCTCCCCCGAGTCGGTTCTCGCCCCCGTCGACCGCGGGCTGTTCGTCGTCCGGATGGGGGGCGGCCAGGTCAACACGGTCACCGGCGACTTCATGTTCGAGGTGGCGGAAGGCTACCGGATCGAGAACGGAAAGCGGGGCGAACCGGTGCGCGGCGCAACGATCACGGGCAACGGCCCCGAGGCGCTCATGATGATCGACGCGGTGGGCAGCGACCTGGGCTTCGGGCTGGGCACTTGCGGGAAAGACGGGCAGGGCGTCCCCGTAGGCGATGCCCAGCCGACGCTGCGATTCGGCCCCCCCTGGATCACGGTGGGGTGA
- a CDS encoding tetratricopeptide repeat protein: MKAKVPGVLLALLLALLVLGGDALAFPSSFNVLGATHARGRAYAAFLSGYLAYREGRLDDALTEFGKAQEYAGQDEPEILFETANILVKKGRLVEAGKMLGRVLQADDNNVRARYLLSGVQAATGQKDKALAGYQRILADDLDNEEVYVNVSTLLADMGEPDKAEQQLTALIEKSPRSFLGHYYRGRLRASRKMYQPALDDFDKANEIQPEFDSAVIEGAAVLETMGKNAEAEARYRKLLASNPNNPFVRERLGRVLILENKIDAAVGQYEALKTQSGNNADFRGKLGLLYLDQGRYDDAVVEFQFVLSTQPDNLQARFFLANAYEGKGAVAEAETQYRAVTADSPYYRDATIHLAALLRQQKKYDEALKVAEALRQKQPDDIDLMLFQAGILEEAKRYEDALSLLKQASAKNSKNSAVYFAMGVIQDKMGRFDDLVASMEASIAADPGNATALNYLGYSYAEKNIKLPEAEALLDRAIKVRPGDGFFLDSLAWVYYREGRFDKADETIRQALAAIPDDPVILEHMGDIQVAVGKSADAIAWYEKSLAKGPEKPELVREKLQKIQKTEPAGK, translated from the coding sequence ATGAAAGCCAAAGTTCCGGGCGTCCTCCTAGCCCTCCTGCTAGCCCTCTTGGTATTGGGAGGGGATGCCCTTGCCTTCCCTTCGAGTTTTAACGTGCTCGGCGCCACGCATGCCCGCGGGCGTGCCTATGCCGCGTTCCTCTCGGGCTACCTCGCTTATCGCGAGGGGCGGCTCGACGACGCCCTGACCGAATTCGGCAAGGCGCAGGAATACGCGGGACAGGACGAGCCCGAGATCCTGTTCGAGACGGCCAACATCCTGGTCAAGAAGGGGCGGCTCGTCGAGGCGGGCAAGATGCTCGGGCGGGTGCTCCAGGCCGACGACAACAACGTCCGGGCGCGCTACCTGCTCTCGGGCGTGCAGGCGGCGACGGGGCAAAAGGACAAGGCGTTGGCCGGCTACCAGCGGATCCTGGCCGACGACCTCGACAACGAGGAGGTCTACGTCAATGTCTCCACGCTCCTGGCCGACATGGGCGAGCCCGACAAGGCCGAGCAGCAGCTCACCGCCCTGATCGAGAAGTCCCCAAGGTCGTTCCTCGGGCACTATTACCGGGGCCGGTTGCGCGCTTCGCGCAAGATGTACCAGCCGGCGCTCGACGATTTCGACAAGGCGAACGAGATCCAGCCCGAATTCGACAGCGCGGTCATCGAGGGGGCGGCCGTCCTCGAGACGATGGGAAAGAACGCCGAGGCTGAGGCGCGCTACCGGAAGCTGCTCGCGTCCAACCCCAACAACCCGTTCGTGCGCGAGCGTCTCGGGCGGGTGCTGATCCTCGAGAACAAGATCGACGCGGCGGTGGGGCAGTACGAGGCGCTCAAGACGCAGTCCGGCAACAACGCCGATTTCAGGGGCAAGCTCGGGCTCCTCTATCTCGATCAGGGCCGCTACGACGATGCCGTCGTCGAGTTCCAGTTCGTCCTATCCACGCAGCCCGACAACCTGCAGGCACGTTTCTTCCTGGCGAATGCCTATGAGGGGAAGGGGGCGGTCGCGGAGGCCGAGACGCAGTACCGCGCCGTCACCGCCGATTCCCCCTACTACCGGGACGCGACGATCCACCTGGCCGCGCTGCTGCGACAGCAGAAGAAATACGATGAGGCGCTCAAGGTCGCCGAGGCGCTTCGGCAGAAGCAACCGGACGACATCGACCTCATGCTTTTCCAGGCCGGCATCCTCGAGGAAGCGAAACGGTACGAAGACGCGCTGTCGCTCCTCAAGCAGGCCTCCGCAAAGAACTCGAAGAATTCGGCCGTCTATTTCGCCATGGGCGTCATCCAGGACAAGATGGGGCGCTTCGACGATCTCGTCGCGTCGATGGAGGCGTCGATCGCCGCCGACCCGGGGAATGCGACCGCGCTCAACTACCTTGGCTACAGCTATGCCGAAAAAAACATCAAGCTCCCCGAGGCCGAGGCGCTGCTCGATCGTGCCATCAAGGTGCGGCCGGGCGACGGCTTCTTCCTCGATAGCCTCGCCTGGGTCTACTATCGCGAGGGCCGCTTCGACAAGGCCGACGAGACGATCCGGCAGGCGCTCGCCGCCATCCCCGACGACCCCGTTATCCTCGAGCACATGGGCGACATCCAGGTGGCGGTCGGCAAGTCGGCCGACGCAATCGCGTGGTACGAGAAATCGCTCGCCAAGGGGCCCGAGAAGCCCGAGCTGGTCCGCGAGAAATTGCAGAAGATCCAGAAGACGGAACCCGCCGGCAAGTGA